The Pseudomonas hefeiensis genomic sequence GCATGAGCTAACTCCTGTTCGCATCATTGGTTGAGGCTGAGGTTTCGCCGTGATGACTGTGACCACCGTGGCGGTGGCCGAAAAAATGCATCAGCGGGCACAACAGCAAAATCATGTATGGCAGCAAGCCCAGCACATGGCCGTAGTGTTCTCTTGCCAGATAGAACAGCACGATCACCAGCAGCATGCCCAGCGCTATGCCGGGTTTGCTCCTCCAAAATGTTGGAGACCTGTTAGCGGAACGTGGTGAATTCATCATGATTCTGTACTCCTGAGGGAGTGCTTTTTAGTGACGCGTTGTACAGATGCAACGGGCGGCGGTTTTGTCCTTGGCTTATTGGCTAAGGTAAAACCGTCGCGGCATCGCCTACAGGCTTGTACGCGTCACTTGCTCATCGGCAGCTTCATCATGCTCGATTGCTGATCCATCATTCTCATCATCATGTTCATCATTCCCATCCCCATGCCGTCTTTGTTGCCGGCCATGCCCATGCCAGGACAGTTCATATGCATCATGGCCATGCTGTCCTTCATCGTCTTCATGCTCTCCTGCATGGCGGCGTGTCGCTCGGCAGGGGTCTTGGCGGCGGCTGCCTTGTCGTGTGCAGCCTGCATTTTTTGCATTTGCTCGGTCATGACATTGTTTTGCATCGGCGTAGCTGCTTCGCCTGTCTGGGCGGGAGCGGTCGGCGTCTGCTCCGGGTGATGCTCATCGACTGCCGAGGCCATGAGTGGGCTGCTCACGAGCAGAGTGGCGAGGATAAATTTCAATGAGGCATTCATGGCAATCTCCAAAGGGTGAGGACAACTCAGGTAATACCAAGCCGCACCGGGTTGGCGCAGTCAGACAGTGCGCCGAAGATCGGCGCGCAGAAGGTCGGATTAATCGTTGAAACGGACGAAAATCAGGCGGGCAGGCGGGCTGGCCGGTACAGGGCGCTGTAATGCAAGAAAGGCAAAAGCGGAGGGGGTGGCGGGATACAAAATCAGCAACGCAGGGATCAGGAACAGAAACGTCCAACTGAACAGGTCAAATATTTGAAGATGGAGCGAAGGGCTTACAGCTATCGCCGCATCGGCGCAGTGCTGAAGGCAACCGAGGGTATGGGCTTCGTGGCTATCGTGATCTTGCGCGGTGTTCAGCGAAACATGAGTTGTAGCCGGATTGTGGCTGGGCTGTACCAGACATCCCTGGGTCGCTGCCAGACCAAACGCTAACACCCACAGCACGATGGCGAGGCGTATGAACGCTGGTTGACAATGGCGAAACCAGAACATGGAGAATCTCCGGTACTGATTAACGGGTTTTATGTTTTCAACATACAGCACATCGAAGTGCCAAAGTTGATCCATATCAATGTATGCAGCCGGGTGTCGACTCTCGTGGTGTGGTCAAATTGTATGGTTTAGAGCTGGCTTTTGGCTGTCGGTTTTTAGTGACCGCCAAATTTCGCGGTTGCCCTTAACGGCTGCTCGTATTGATGCGGGGATGACTATCCAGAAATAGTACGTGCCGTGGCGGTTTCGTGAGAGGTACGAGGGGACTGGTTTCAAGGGGGGCACCGGTTGATGCCTCATCAGAGTGTCACGCCTTGATGGCGCATCTGCTGAAAATGCCAGCTTCAGATAGCACAGTGCACCGAGAACGCGGCGCTGTGCCGGGGTAATTTGAACCAATCATGTAACTAACTGATATAAATCATATCTTTAGGTTGTGGAGTTCGCCTGGAATACTGTTTGGAATACAGAGTTTTGATGCTGTTGCGTCAGGGCAGTGTCGGGTGATGTGAGCCCGTCACCTATCAGCAAAAGGAGGCTCATGGGGTGCTGGCTAATAATCAAGGTGTATCCCTGCTTCGAATTCACCGGATATCAGCCGCACTATGACTTGCGGTCGCTTCAGTTTGTGCCTTGCGGCCCATTCACCCAGCTGGGCGATCACCGCTATCGGGATTATTACGTGAGCTGTTTCTTGTCTGGATTTTCTTGTCTGGATTGCGCGCGTCGAGCTGCTTGCGATTCCATCTCTTTTTTATCTCATTGATGATCGCCTTTTGCTCGTTACGCCCGAGCAGCCTTTCTCCATCGAAAAACATGAGTAGCTCTTTGTAATTTGTAATGGGGGTGTCTCGCTGAGACCAAAGGCGGTTGTCTTTCTCCAGCTGCTCCCAAGCGCATGCGCTGCGTTTGGCACCTTCCTTTTTGTCTTCGAACTCGAATGCACTGTCCTTTGCCTTGTGCCTAAATCATTCTTTGCGAAGAGATTCGACTCCCTACGCCTTCTCCTTTAGTGTCAGCATTCCAAATATCAATTATGGCAATCCGAACTCGCCAGCTTGGCCCCCAGCCGGGTGCTGCATTTCGAAAAAGCAGTCAGTGTCGAGCTACCGTTACACCTCGCTAGTCATAACCCGGAAACCCTCAGATGGGCGATTCGCTACGCGAAGCTGTTTGAGCGTACGGAGTCGCCGCTCTGGCTTGCCATGCGTGCGTTGCTCGCAGGGGATGAGTGGCAAGTTTTCTTCGGTGTTTGCGACCGTTTATTGGATCAACTCAAGCCTTTTGATGAGCTGATTGTCCGCTCTGAAAAACAGCTTAAGCATTTATCGCTGCTTGAGTTGTTTTCCTACCTCAGCGTGCTGGCTTAGGGGATAACCCACGAAGGTGCTTGCCGAATAGTGGCTGGGCGGATCTCCTGCTTGGACTCGATCTCGCACTGGTCTCCAGGCAAACCCAAAGCCGATAAGAAGTTAGTTTTGGCTGCAAAATTTTAGTTTGACTAGCAAAATGTCACGCTAAGAAAAGCCACCGTGTTACCCTCGGGGTTCACGAGAAGACTAATTTCCAGGGGCACAGCCATGATCCGCTGCCATCTCGCCCGCATGATGGGCGAGCACAAAATGCGTATTGCTGACGTAGCCAGAGAAACGGGGCTCAGCCGCGCCACGGTGACCCTGCTCTACAAAGAAACAGCGCAGAAAGTGGATCTGGAAGCCATTGAGAAACTGTGCCTAATGTTTGAATGTCAAGTAGGCGACCTGCTTGAGCTGAAACCAGCATAGACACCGCTGCTGCCACAGCTCCGGATCACACAGCAAGCGCCTTAACGACATCCAATAAACGACTAAATCCTAGAAAATCAACAGGGAAACCGCATGACCAGCACCCAACAACGCGCCGCTCTGCAGCGCCAGATATGGGCCATTGCCAACGATGTCCGTGGCGCCGTCGATGGCTGGGACTTCAAGCAATACGTGCTCGGCACCCTGTTCTACCGCTTCATCAGCGAAAACTTCGCTGATTACATGACGGGCGGCGATGAGTCAGTCGATTACGCAGCCATGGATAATGGCGACAAGAATATCGCGGCAGTCAAAGACGATGCCATAAGGACGAAGGGTTACTTCATCTACCCCAGCCAGATGTTTGCCAATGTCGTCGCCAGCGCCAATACCAACGAAAGCCTGAACACCGACCTGGCTAACATCTTTAAAGACATTGAAGCGTCCGCCAATGGCTACCCCTCCGAACGCGATATCAAAGGCCTGTTTGCCGACTTCGACACCACCAGCAACCGCTTGGGCAATACCGTCAAGGACAAGAATGCGCGCCTCGCTGACGTGCTCAAAGGCGTAGCCGGGTTGGATTTTGGCACCTTTGACGAAAGCCACATCGACCTGTTTGGCGACGCTTACGAATTCCTCATCTCCAACTACGCCGCCAATGCCGGCAAATCGGGCGGTGAGTTCTTCACTCCGCAGCAGGTCTCCAAGCTGATCGCCCAGCTCGCCATGCACAAGCAAACCAGTATCAACAAGATCTACGATCCCGCTTGCGGCTCGGGCTCGCTGCTGCTGCAAGCCAAGAGGCACTTTGATGAACACATCATCGAAGACGGTTTTTTCGGTCAGGAACTCAACCACACCACGTATAACCTGGCGCGGATGAACATGTTCCTTCACAACGTCAACTACGACAAATTCAACATCCAGCTAGGCGACACCCTAGCCGAGCCACACTTTGGCGATGATAAACCTTTCGATGCCATCGTCTCCAACCCGCCCTACTCGGTGAAGTGGAAGGGCATGGACGACCCCACCCTGATCAACGACGACCGCTTTGCCCCGGCCGGCGTGCTTGCGCCGAAGTCCAAGGCCGACTTTGCTTTTGTGCTGCACGCCCTCAGCTACCTCTCGGCCAAAGGTCGCGCTGCCATCGTCTGCTTCCCCGGCATTTTCTACCGGGGCGGAGCCGAGCAGAAGATCCGCCAATACTTAGTGGACAACAACTATGTGGAAAGCGTGATTTCGCTTGCCCCCAACCTATTTTATGGCACCTCCATCGCCGTGAATATTCTGGTGCTGTCCAAACACAAGACGGACACCACCACTCAATTTATCGACGCCAGCGGTCTGCTCAAGAAAGAAGCCAACAACAACGTGCTGCTGGACAGGCATATCGAGCAGATCATGCAGGTGTTCGACAGCAAGGCGAATGTGGATCACTTTGCCCAATCCGTTCCTTTGGAGAAGGTAGCTGCCAACGACTACAACCTGTCCGTTAGCAGCTATATCGATGCCAAGGACACCCGTGACGTGGTGAATATCGCTCAGCTCAATGCCGACCTGAAAACCACGGTTGCTAGGATCGATCAACTGCGGGCCGAGATTGATGCCATCGTTGCGGAGATTGAAGGTGAGGAGTTGGGGGTATGAGCGGCGTGAGCTTTTTGGAGAGGCTGCTGGATGGTGTAGTGGTGGAGTGGCTACCACTTGGTGACGTTACGAAATATGAACAACCAACTAAGTATTTAGTAGCAACAAAGAACTACAGCGACGACTTTGAAACCCCCGTTCTGACTGCTGGAAAAACCTTTGTACTCGGCTACACGGACGAGGCTCACGGTATCTATAAGGCATCTGAAACGCCTGTAATAATATTTGATGACTTTACGACCGCTAATAAATGGGTGGACTTTGATTTCAAAGCCAAATCATCGGCCATGAAGATGATTACCTCAAGTGACGAAGGTAAGACGTTAATTAAATATATTTACTTCTGGCTTAACACATTGCCAAGCGAACTGGTTGATGGCGACCACAAACGCCAGTGGATCAGTAATTATGCATGCAAAAAAATCCCGATCCCTTGCCCAGAAAATCCCAAGAAATCGCTTGAAATCCAGGCCGAAATCGTTCGTATACTGGATATTTTTACTGAGATGACCGCCGAGCTGACCGCCGAGCTGACCGCGCGAAAAAAGCAATACAACTATTACCGTGACCAACTGTTGAGCTTTAAAAATAGGAATGTAGAATGGAAGGCGCTGTGCGAAGTTGGTGAGTTTATCCGTGGCAAGCGTTTTACCAAGGCTGACTATGTGGAAGACGGAATCAGCGTTATCCATTACGGCGAAATATACACGCGTTACGGCGTTTTTACGACACAAGCTTTTTCTCAGGTCAGAAACAATATGGCTGGGTCACTGCGCTATGCAGAGCCGGGCGATGTAGTGATAACTGACGTGGGTGAGACTGTTGATGATGTTGGTAAGGCAGTGGCATGGCTCGGAGATGAAAAGGTCGCTATTCACGACCATTGCTATGCTTTTCGGCATTCAATGAATCCGAAGTTTGTTTCCTATTGCATGCAAGCGACATCGTTCGTTGCCGAGAAGGCGAAATATATAGCCAGAACCAAAGTGAATACATTGCTGGTTAATGGATTTTCAAAGATTAAAATCCCTGTTCCGTATCCAGATGATCTGGATAAATCCCTTGCAGAACAAGCCCGCATCGTCGCTATCCTCGATAAATTATACGTGTTGACAAACTCCGTCAGCAAAGGCTTGCCGTGCGAAATTGCTTTGCGCCAAAAACAATACGCGTATTATCGCGACTTACTTTTGAGTTTCCCCAGGCCAGAAGAGGTAGCGGCGTAATATGGGCAAGACGCTATCGGAAATAGCTCAACAGTTGAGCACCCCTAAAACGGTTCAAAAAACCGTTCCTGAAAAGACGAAGGTGATAGAAGAGGCTAAACCTGTGCCCAAGGTGCAGCTTATCTATGCCTTTAACGGTACGGGCAAAACACGCCTGTCGCGTGAGTTAAAGCAGCTAATTGCACCGAAGGGCGATGGCGGAGACGGAGCTGGTGAGGCAGATCAGCTTGAGTTATCTCGTAACAAAATTCTTTATTACAATGCGTTTACCGAAGACTTGTTCTTTTGGGATAACGATTTGGCGGGAGATGCAGAGCCCAAGCTGAAGATTCAACCGAATTCATACACGGATTGGTTGCTCGCGCTACTTAAAGATTTGGGGCAGGACGGAAACATTGTCAAGTATTTCCAGCGCTATGCGAATGACAAACTAACGCCACATTTTAGTGAAGACTTCACAGAGGTAAGCTTTTCTCTGGGCGTGGCGATAACGAACGATCTGGCTATATCAAGATATCCAAGGGGGAGGAAAGTAATTTCGTATGGAGTGTCTTTTATGCCCTGTTGGATCAAGTAATCACGATTCTAAATTTCGCCGAGCCTGAAGGCCGGGAGACCAACCAGTTTGACCGCTTGGAATACGTCTTTATTGATGATCCGGTCAGCTCTCTTGACGACAACCATTTGATCGAATTGGCGGTCAACTTAGGCGGGTTGATCAAATCCAGTCGATCCGACCTGAAGTTTATTGTTACGACGCACAGCCCGTTGTTCTACAACGTATTATTCAATGAGCTGAAAAATAAGGTCTGCTATTTGCTAGAGCATCTTGATGATGGAACTTATGCTCTCACTGAAAAGCCCGGCGACTCTAACAAGAGCTTTTCCTATCATCTACATTTGAAGCAAACGATAGAGCAGGCGATTGCTGAAAACAAAGTTGAAAGGTATCACTTCACTTTGCTGCGCAATCTCTACGAAAAAACTTCCAGCTTTTTGGGGTATCCCAATTGGTCGGAGCTCTTGCCTGATGACAAGCAGCTCTATCTGGGCAGGGTCATGAATTTTACAAGCCATAGCACGTTGTCTAATGAGGCCGTTGCAGAACCCACTCCAGCAGAAAAAGCCATGGTCAAGTTGTTGCTCGATAATTTGAAAGACAAATACGGCTTTTGGAAGCAAGAGGGCGTATGAAGGCAGGACCGCCATCATTCCCAGTGATTACCACCGACGCTGGTAGCCATCAAGCAGCGCCCACGCGCTTAGGTGAATGTACGCACCCTGCGTGCTACAACACGAGAGAACGACCATGTCCAAGTACAACCTTACATTGCGCGATCAAACCACTGAGTTCTGCTCTACACCGCGTCTAATGGCGCGCTATAAAGGTAGAGGTATTGCTCAGCAATGAGAATATTTGGCTGACGCAGAAGCGGCTACGGCACGGTGTGCGCCAGCAGGCGGAACAGAAAACCCTCGCCGAGTATGAAAAGTTCAATACACAGCAGCGCATCGAATCTGATTTCGACCGCGACGTGAAAAAGCTGTTGCAGAAAAGGGACGCGCAAGAATGAGCGATTACACGACCATCGCCGAATCGAAAAGCTTCATCGTTCTGGACCAGTACACAAAGGAATCGCAGGTAGCCGAAAGCTATCAGAGCGAAGCCGATTTGGAGCGTGAGTTTATTGAGGATCTGGTCAATCAGGGTTATGAATACCTGCCCGGCCTGAACACGCCCCAAGCCCTGCTGGTCAATGTGCGCATGCAGCTGCAAACGCTTAATAACGCGCAGTTTTCCGACAGTGAGTGGCAGCGCTTTGTTGAGAGCTGGCTGGACAAGTCCAGTGATGGCCTCAATGAGAAAACCCGCAAGATCCATGACGACTACATTCATGACTTCGTCTTTGACGATGGCCGTATCCAGAACATCTACCTGCTGGACAAGAAAAACGTTCTGCGCAACAAGATGCAGGTGATCAAGCAGTTTGAGCAAAAGGGCAGCCACGCCAATCGCTACGACGTGACGATTCTGATCAATGGCTTGCCCCTGGTGCAGGTGGAATTGAAGAAGCGTGGTGTGGCGATTCGTGAGGCCTTCAATCAGGTGCACCGCTACAGCAAGGAGAGCTTGAATAGTGAGCATTCCTTGTTCAAATACCTGCAGCTAGTCGTGATCTCCAACGGCACCGACAGCCGTTACTTTGCCAACACCACTCAGCGCAACAAGAACAGCTTCGACTTCACCATGAACTGGGCGAGGGCCGATAACAGCCTGATCAAAGATCTGAAAGACTTTACCGCCACCTTCTTCCAGAAAGACACCTTGCTGAAGGTGCTGCTGCGCTATTCGGTTTTCGATACCAGCAACACACTGCTGGTGATGCGCCCGTACCAGATTGCCGCCACAGAACGCATTTTGTGGACGATCAACTGCGCGTATCAGGCCAAGAACTGGAGCAAGCGCGAAGGTGGCGGCTTCATCTGGCACACCACAGGCTCCGGCAAGACGCTGACCAGCTTCAAGGCGGCTCGTCTGGCCACTGAGCTGGCGTTTGTCGACAAGGTGTTCTTCGTGGTGGACCGCAAGGATCTGGATTACCAGACCATGAAGGAATACCAGCGCTTTTCCCCGGAAAGCGTGAATGGTTCGGACAGCACGGCGGGCCTGAAGCGTAACCTGGACAAGGACGACAACAAGATCATCGTCACCACCATCCAGAAGCTCAACAACCTCATGAAGAGCGAGCCCGACCTGCCCATTTACGGGAAACAGGTGGTGTTCATTTTCGACGAGTGCCACCGTAGCCAGTTTGGTGAAGCGCAGAAGAACCTGAAGAAGAAGTTCAAGAAGTTTTATCAGTTCGGCTTTACCGGCACGCCGATCTTTGCAGGCCATAACGCCTTAGGTGCGGAAGATACGGCAGGCGTGTTTGGCCGTGAATTGCACTCGTACGTGATCACCGATGCGATTCGCGACCAAAAGGTGCTCAAGTTTAAGGTCGATTACAACGATGTGCGGCCGCAGTTCAAGGCCATTGAAACCGAGCAGGATGAGAAAAAACTCAGCGCGGCTGAAAACAAGCAGGCGTTGCTGCACCCCGAGCGTATCCGAGAGATCACGCAGTACATTCTGAACAGCTACCGGCAGAAAACTCACCGCCTGCACGCGGGAAATAAGGGCTTCAACGCCATGTTCGCGGTCAGCAGCGTGGACGCTGCCAAGCTGTACTACGAGTCTTTCAGGACGTTACAGAAGGGCAGTGACAAGCCTTTGAGGGTGGCCACTATCTTCTCGTTCGCGGCCAATGAGGAGCAGGATGCGGTCGGTGAGATCGAGGACGAAAGCTTCGATGTTTCTGCCATGAACAGCAGCGCCAAGGAGTTTTTGAATGCGGCTATTGCGGACTACAACGGGCTGTTCAAAACCAACTTCAGCGTCGACAGCAACGGCTTTCAGAACTACTACCGCGACCTGGCTAAGCAAGTCAAAGCCAGGGAAATTGACCTGTTGATCGTGGTGGGCATGTTCCTCACCGGCTTCGATGCGCCCACGCTCAACACGCTGTTCGTCGACAAGAACCTGCGCTACCACGGCCTGATACAGGCCTATTCGCGCACCAACCGGATTTTTGATGCGACCAAGACCTTTGGCAATATCGTGACTTTCCGCGATCTGGAACAGGCGACCATCGATGCCATCACCTTGTTCGGCAACAGCAATACCCGAAACGTGGTGCTGGAGAAGAGCTACAAGGAGTACATGGAGGGCTTTACCGATGTGCTAACGGGCGAGGCGCGGCGTGGTTTCGTTGAGGTCGTTACAGAGCTGGAGCAGCGCTTCCCCAATCCTGCAGCGATTGAAAAAGAGTCTGATAAAAAGGCCTTTACCAAGCTGTTTGGCGAGTACTTGCGCGTGGAGAACGTGCTCCAGAACTACGATGAATTCGCCAGTCTGAAGGCCTTGCAAAGCTTGGACATGAACGATTCGGCGGCAATTGAGGCGTTCAAGGCACAGCATTATTTGAGCGATGAAGATCTTGCCGCACTGCAAGCGATCAAAATGCCGGCGGAGCGGAAAATCCAGGATTACCGCTCAACCTATAACGATGTGCGTGATTGGCTGCGCCGGGAAAAAGCGGGCGCAGAAAAGGAAAAATCCACCATCGATTGGGATGATGTGGTCTTTGAAGTGGACCTGCTCAAATCGCAGGAAATCAATCTAGATTACATCCTGGAGCTGATTTTTGAGCACAACAAGAAGATCAAGAGCAAATCGGATCTGGTGGATGAAGTGCGCCGGGTGATTCGTGCCAGTTTGGGTAATCGCGCGAAGGAAAGCTTGTTGGTCGATTTCATCAACCAGACCGATCTGGATCAGATTGGCGACAAGGCCAGCGTGATCGACGCCTTCTTCAGCTTTGCTCAAGCGGAACAGCTGCGTGAGGCACAAGATCTGATCTGCACCGAGAATCTGAATACCGAGGCGGCTAGACGCTATATCACCACCTCGCTCAAGCGTGAGTTTGCCAGTGACAGTGGTACTGAGCTCAATGCTGTCCTGCCAAAGATGAGCCCATTGAATCCGCAGTACCTGACCAAAAAGCAAAGTGTTTTCCAGAAAATCGCAGCATTTGTTGAGAAGTTTAAAGGGGTGGGCGGGAGCGTTTAAAAATATGAAGCTTAGTCTTGAACCATAACCTCGATATGTAAAAAAAAGCCCTAAAGCCTTTTATTTACGGGGCTGTAAGGCTTTTTTTTGCTCTTTCGAATTCAGCGCTAATTGACACTCATGCTTGTGTTGTCGCCGCTTCACATTTACGCTTTGTCCCGTCGCGGTCAATCCCGTGACCGGGTGTCAGAACCTGAATCAAAACCAAGGCGCGGTTTCTTCCATTCCGCACAGCCAGTGCTTCGTGCGCTAGCTGCTGCTTTTCTATGGCGGACCGTGCGGGGCAGGCTTCGGCCTGGCCGGTTCCTTGGTTTCCGGTTTCTGACCCCCGTACGGTTTGCCACCCTTTATCGCGTCAGAACGGTGGATGGCAATCCTTAATCAAACCAAGGAGATAAGGAAAATGGCATGCCCACCTTTTAAGCTCGTGCGCCACCCCGGCCCAATGGTTCAAGCTGCAAACTATCTCGGAGGATTCCGCGATGTTTGATCTTTCGCTTCTCATCGGTCTTCCCAAGCCCAACAGCATCGATACTTCATCGCTTACCCCTGAAGATGCAGCGATTAAACTGCGGCAGGCTGCCACTCTACGGCTTAACGGAGCCCAGAGTATTCTGCTTCATTTTCCGCAAGACGTTGAGTTGGCAGTAGAGCTGTTGGATGACGCAGCCGTGTTGTACGACAAGGCATTCCGAAATTTAACTGGTATTCCAGCTCAAAGCGTTCACCAACAGATCCATGAGTATGTCTCTGTCCCATCTGCTGAAGGCTCTCCTGCGATCCAAACCCCGTGGGGCGATGAGTTCGCTCCGATAATTAAGGACGGTGTTCGTTGCGCAGAGACTTGGCTTGAAGGCTCATCATTACCGTTATGGTGGGCGCTGTCTCAGAATAGAAAACGCCATCGTCCAGGTGATCCCCAAGAGGCATTTGAAGCAGGTTTTTTGCTGCGGCTGCAGCAGACGCTGATCATGCGACGTGAGGCCCTCGCTTCCCAATCAACCCGCTTTGATGCCTGAGTCTGTAATTGACGTTTAAGATTTGCTTTTCCCGCCAAACCCTTCGATCAAGCGATCTTTGATCGCGCTGATCGGAGGGTTCACTCGCTTTTTTCTCGAAGCCTCCGCGTTCCACCCTCCCATTTTCAAATTTGATTAACGCCACGCTTGCTTTCACCCGTCAGTAATCCCCACGATCCTGTCGGGTGCAACGCTATTCAGTGTATGTGCGAATCTTTTCGTTGGGCATGGGTGTAGGTGTGGCGACAGCGGCGACGCCGGCGACAACCCACGTAGAGTGTGGCCTGGGGAATGGCGACAGAAGTGGCGACAGTCGCCACTTTCTCAGCGCATTGACCGTGACGCTTGACCGCCTTTTCGTGTGGGTATAAAAATTGGCGCACGGATCGTTGTCGTTGACAGCACCAGCCCAGGTAGCCAGAACCTTGAAGGCTACGCCACTCGCGTGGTGGTTCTTCCCCAAGTGCGATTAGCGTCCGGCGGCTCGCACGGTCACTCCCCAAGAGTGATGGATGCCTACTCGACCAATCTGCCCATTGCGGCAGACGATGGACCTACCTCGCTGCATTGCAGCAACCTCACCTCTTGGCACACTTCGCTGCGCCAGACCTCGCCCGTCTCTTTCTCCAGGAAAGAGACGGGCGCTCGTACCATTGTTGCAAGCCGCGTCGTACAGGGCATTGCCGCAACTCTCCTCGTGACAATCTGCCTGACAACTCCGATTCGTCGCCATCCGCAACGACGCAGGCGCCGGTGCCGCAGCCCATGGATAGGCTGCACCTGACTGACAGTCAGGCGTGCCCCAGGTGTCGATGTTGTTGCTTTCTCCCACCCAGGATCTCTAGGTGCCGAACTCGTCAGTCGGCACAGTCTCCACCCGCCCGCATCTTCAGATGCGTCTAAGGAGGCCAGATTCATGGTTTTTGCCCTTGCTCCCGGTCGTAAGGAGCCGTTCGTTCCGCGTCAGTGAACACCTCACCGGCCGCAGGGGCCTTGATCCCTGATAACACTCAACAGCCGTGGCGGGACTACGTGAGGAAAACCAGCAATGAACGAGGAGAGGGCCCATGCAGCAGTTAGACCCGAAGCTTGAACTACCACAATCCCCTCGACCGCTGATTGAGTCGAATCCCGTGGCCCAGCCTTATCCGGTGCAGGCTCTGGGTGGGATTCTTGGGCCTGCGGTTGAGCGCATGGCCGAGGTCATCGGTGTCCCTCAGGCACTAGCCGCGCAATCGGTGTTGGCTGCCTCGGCGCTGGCCACCCAAGGTCATGCGGGCTTACAGCTCGACGGACGCAGTTATCCGCTGTCGCTGTACCTGATCACGGTCGCTGCGTCAGGTGATCGTAAGACCGCAGCGGATCGATTTGCACTGCTGCCAGCACGGCAATGGGAGCGTGAACAGTGGCAGCGCTATCGCGAACACCTTGCCCGATACCTTGCCGCACAGCGACAGGCGCAACGTATCAAACCTGGCGATCCTGAGTCCGCGAGCGCAATGTCGCTCGAAGCGGAGCCCTCAGCCCCTAGACTGATCACCACGGACCCGACTATCGAGGCCCTGATCAAGGGGCTTTGTCATGACTTGCCGAGCATGGGCCTGTTCTGTGACGAAGGCGGGCAATTCCTCGGCAGCAGCACCATGAATAGGGATAACCGTTTAAAAGCCGTGACGACCTTATCGTCGCTCTGGGACGGTAGCCCGATTGATCGTGCGCGCTCGATGGCTGGCGAAAGCCTGCGAGCCTACGACCGACGCTTGAGCCTGCACCTGATGCTGCAACCGTATCTAGCCATGCAGTTACTCTGTGACCCGTTGCTGCAGGGGCAAGGCATTCTCGGGCGCTGCCTGATGACTTGGCCCACTAGCCTAGCCGGACAACGCAGCTACCAGGCTGTCGACTTGTCCAAAGACGCTGCCCTAACGCGCTATTACCACCGCCTTTCGGCGCTGTTTCATCAGCCGTGGTCATTGTCTCCTGATGGTGCTCTACAGCTATCACTGCTGACCCTCAGTCCATTGGCCCGTCGTCGCTGGATTGATCTGCATGATGCTATCGAGGCCCAGCTGGGTGAGTTTGGCGAACTAGCAAGCGTGCGGCCTAGCGGATCGAAGGCTGCCGACAACCTGCTGCGTGTCGCCAGCATCCTTGCCGTGGTGGAGGAGAGCAGCGTCGTGGAGGTCGACCACATCCAACGGGCCTCGACCTTAATT encodes the following:
- a CDS encoding type I restriction-modification system subunit M; protein product: MTSTQQRAALQRQIWAIANDVRGAVDGWDFKQYVLGTLFYRFISENFADYMTGGDESVDYAAMDNGDKNIAAVKDDAIRTKGYFIYPSQMFANVVASANTNESLNTDLANIFKDIEASANGYPSERDIKGLFADFDTTSNRLGNTVKDKNARLADVLKGVAGLDFGTFDESHIDLFGDAYEFLISNYAANAGKSGGEFFTPQQVSKLIAQLAMHKQTSINKIYDPACGSGSLLLQAKRHFDEHIIEDGFFGQELNHTTYNLARMNMFLHNVNYDKFNIQLGDTLAEPHFGDDKPFDAIVSNPPYSVKWKGMDDPTLINDDRFAPAGVLAPKSKADFAFVLHALSYLSAKGRAAIVCFPGIFYRGGAEQKIRQYLVDNNYVESVISLAPNLFYGTSIAVNILVLSKHKTDTTTQFIDASGLLKKEANNNVLLDRHIEQIMQVFDSKANVDHFAQSVPLEKVAANDYNLSVSSYIDAKDTRDVVNIAQLNADLKTTVARIDQLRAEIDAIVAEIEGEELGV
- a CDS encoding DUF2933 domain-containing protein, which codes for MMNSPRSANRSPTFWRSKPGIALGMLLVIVLFYLAREHYGHVLGLLPYMILLLCPLMHFFGHRHGGHSHHGETSASTNDANRS
- a CDS encoding restriction endonuclease subunit S, yielding MSGVSFLERLLDGVVVEWLPLGDVTKYEQPTKYLVATKNYSDDFETPVLTAGKTFVLGYTDEAHGIYKASETPVIIFDDFTTANKWVDFDFKAKSSAMKMITSSDEGKTLIKYIYFWLNTLPSELVDGDHKRQWISNYACKKIPIPCPENPKKSLEIQAEIVRILDIFTEMTAELTAELTARKKQYNYYRDQLLSFKNRNVEWKALCEVGEFIRGKRFTKADYVEDGISVIHYGEIYTRYGVFTTQAFSQVRNNMAGSLRYAEPGDVVITDVGETVDDVGKAVAWLGDEKVAIHDHCYAFRHSMNPKFVSYCMQATSFVAEKAKYIARTKVNTLLVNGFSKIKIPVPYPDDLDKSLAEQARIVAILDKLYVLTNSVSKGLPCEIALRQKQYAYYRDLLLSFPRPEEVAA
- a CDS encoding helix-turn-helix domain-containing protein — protein: MIRCHLARMMGEHKMRIADVARETGLSRATVTLLYKETAQKVDLEAIEKLCLMFECQVGDLLELKPA
- a CDS encoding DUF6538 domain-containing protein gives rise to the protein MRHQPVPPLKPVPSYLSRNRHGTYYFWIVIPASIRAAVKGNREIWRSLKTDSQKPALNHTI